The segment ACAATGCCCACTACTCACTCAATCTATGGTCTATCATGTTTTGGTTAACAAAATGTTTACTGGTCTTACTTTCAGTGAAAGTGCATATAGGCcagatatattttaatttcttcattcttcTTCCATTTCAAACTCATAGCTAAGCAGCTGGGATTTTCTAGCAAAATGGCTTAATTAGAAATCTtaacaaaaggaataaaagagaaatgaaaaactaATAGACTTAGAAGAATATATACTGCTTTTTAATGAATTTCAGACTATATGAAATGTACTACATCTTACCATAAAAGGGAAATTatatgaaaagataaaattagAGCCTTCAATTAAGAAAGTCTGAGTCATTTACTAACACTATGAAACTACTTGCGCTGTACAAGTCTGTAGAACAGGAAAGACACATTAAAAGTGAACATGAATTTTGaggatttgatttttattatgttGAGCATGGCTGAAGATGGTTCAGGATTAATTTCAACATGTCCCTGTAGACATAAAGTAATTGGTAGTGTGGCTGCAGTAAATCTGTGAGGAAAAATACGCTCTATTAAGTAatgtaaatgaagaaaacaaatacaggTTTGTACTGAGCTTAAAAGCAGAGGTCCTCCATTGCCCATGTATCTTCACTGGATTCCAGAATCTTGCTTAAGATTTCAAATCAGAAATATGACTGTAACAAACTTCCAAATGTCCAATTTTCTTGCGGCACTTTGTGTCTTCATACCTGTTTTATATTAAATCTTGTTAAATTTCCTTAAAGTTAGAAGTCCAACTCTGGatagagaggaagaaagaataGAACAGACAGTTACTCTAATGTGTGCTTCAGAATTTCAGGGAAAGGAGTAACTTGCAAGGGAACAGTGGAAGTTACAGACCCTTTCCTGGCTGCATAAACTTAACACATGTAACAACTGAGTGCTGCTACCCTGGCAAGTTCTGTGATAATGCACAATTACCTAAAAAAATTCCACCTAAATTACCATTATCTCTGCAAGATAATGCCCCTGATCTCAGCAGTTGCTCACAACCACAGGAATCAGCCCTGTTTTTGTAACTGTGAGAGTGGACATTACCAGGACCACACTATTTTTCCCAATGGCACTGCTCATAGGTTAACAAAGCCACAATGTCACAGAGGATTCTCTTCCAGGAGAATTCTCTGGTGTTCTATGGACTGCTccacagaccccaaaaataGGCCAGTAACCTTGGTTACTGGAGGATTAAGTAATGGTGTGGAGGACTGGAGGTTACTTAGAAgattaagtacagtaatttcacgaccataaggcgcaccaggctataaggtgcaccccccggcagttggcaaaatttgcaactttgtagatcatataaggcacaccggactataaggtgcactttttttttgcagcgaggctccgcccccagctccccctgtgtggttgctggccgaggccccgcctcaacccggcagccatgggcccccgggcccacctaCAAGCAGCAGGGGTGGCGCCACGGGTCCCTGGGCCcaccttcacctggcagccatgggcccctgggcccgcctggACCCGAcgggggcggcgccgcgggccccctggcccacctccagccggctgccgcAGCACTTctggctccccccatggctcatggctcacacttccggcgtggcaaatgttgcaactttgtacatcagataaggcgcaccggactataaggcacacttctgggttcagggaaaaattttagtcaaaagggtgcgccttatagtcgtgaaattactgtaatgatgTGGCTTTCTGACAAAGGTTGCACGGGGGACACATCACTTTCAGCATCAACTCTCAGCTGGGAAACAACAGGCGTTCAACAGGTATTTACAGCAGGTAAATGGGCACTTGGTAGTTTTTTCTGCTACAGACAGCTACCGCCAGCACTCCTTCAGATGTTGAAATGcaaagtaactttttttctgaattgcttTTGTAATACTGTCTTATTTTTACCTTCTGTTGGTTTAATGTGtagctttaaaaaaagcccaaacaaccaaaacaacccagctgttgactttttatttatttagcaaatTAGGATATTGATTTTTTCTTATGAAGATTTCTGTTCCAAGTTCTTCAAaaccatttcttcttgtttgtcTCCTGGTAAGATCAAAGTATAGCTGTCTAATACAGTCCTGACACACTTTTAGTAACTTCAGCTTTTATCTGTCTTATGAAGCAGATGACTGGTGGCCCATTATTTGTTACTTTGTTCTGTAGTGGGTTTCAATGGTTTCCTTAGAAGGTGACATtgactgaaaacaaattttaaattttgatgtGTGCTGTATCCTCAAGTATCTGACTTTTAGCGTGTAAATGAAATGACCACAAGGTCAGGCTAACTTACTTTCAGCTATCTTTGGCCCTTGATATAAAACTTAAACACAAGAAACACATTAGTGTCTTAAGAAATTACAAGTCAGGCTTCAAAGCTGGAGACTTTGTCAGAAAATGGGCCACTAAGTTTAAACATTCGGTGTGACCTTAACTGTTTTAGGCAAATTGCATTTCAGTATATGAGATGTGTAAGAATGGAATTCAGTAAGATGGGCTTTGTCTTAGAAAAACAGTATACTAACTAGAAATTGATCAAGAATTCAAGAACTATACTAAAGACAATGCAAGAAATGTcccattttttcttctacaaaaCAGGGATCAAGCACTTGATTCCTCTGACGAAGCCAACCAAAAATTTACTAATTTAGTTTCAAAGAGCCTCAAATCAACACAAACAATTTCTATTCCCTATCAGCACAAAATTTCTGACTGGAACACAGCTGATTTTCAATAGAAAGGCACACACATTAATTCAACCAGAAGTATGCAAGACAGAATATCCTTTAATGTTCAGTTCTAAGATACCATGAGCTTGAAAACTTTCCTTTGCTGCTGTcaaaaaacttgtttttcttacTGTCACACACCTTAATGTACCTGCTTTTGGAAAAAGTCTTAAATATAAGTCTGTAGTGGTATAATCATTAAAGAAAAGCAGTGGAAGGAAGTTTGCATAACTAGTAAGACGTCATATCAGCTTACTCCAGCTGCAATTTTTTCTAGCTATAaagcatgttttgttttttttttgtttgtgttgttttgtttttttgtttttttttttaaatcaaaactttACTCCTGGAGTTAgacaaaaagtaatttattgcCTGAAAGCTTTCACAGTGATTTGTATTTCACAAGATTAATAGACAGcttcataaagaaaaacaaagttgtaggaaaaaaaccaaaagcagtattttttgtCCTGGAAACAAATGACAGCACTCCCTAGGTGCCTTGTGATTGTAAATGTGCTTCCTTCAGGACACTCCAGCAAGAACTTTGGATGCAATCCCTGGGCTCAACTTGTGCTTCTGTCACCATTCCTGTGCAGCACTTAGATCtgtctgcagaaaaacacagggTCTTCTGGCAGCTGTTAATTACACAGACATGAGCATAACATCTTCCTTGTAGGCTGCTGAACCCATGGCAGCAGAAGACATTAAGAGTTATTTATGAATACAGATTCTGCCTCCAAAGCTCAACAGTAAAAAACAGTGAGCCATGTCCTGTGACACTGAATTTTAAGCTTGTGAGATTTGTTTATGCAGGAAAAAGACTCATGTAACAGATACCTGAACCTTCCTGCCTCTCATTACAGGACTTTAACGCTTGCATTTTGAAATGGCATCATTTTAATCAACAGTATGCAGCAGGAGACGTGGTTTAACTATGATAAAAGGCTGAGCTACTAAAAGAGCTAGCTGATTAAATGTGAAGCAGAACTGTCTTAAATATTATGAGTTATGTTCAACAACTGTTCTAATGAAAGctagagagaaaaaattggTTGCTTcggtttttatttctttccctctAAAGCCTTCAAgttcacacaaaataaaacatcactGTTCATTTAACCACAGTATTGCATAGGgctaaaacattttgttctatGGTTTTTACATTTAAACAGTTTAGAATTACATCTGTAGATGACTGCTTGTGCAATGTCCCCTTCTTAAAACAGTTCTGGTCAACAAAACACTGCCTTCTTTGATAAGAGCTTAACAAGCTTTACTGGCAACTAGTTCTTTCCAGgatgataaaaattaaaaatatgtctcAATGTACTTTTTTCAAATAGGAAATTAGGAGTGCTctagactttttaaaattgcttagATACTTAGTGTGATTTTTGTTTATCCCCAGACTTTCACAAGAGTTTTTTATTTATCCCCAGTCTTTTACAAGAGctcttttttcatatttttttcttttttaatttttttttgttttggttgcttttttttgttttgaggttttttttggggggttttttgctttagtATCACACACTGCTGTGTGAGAATGAATTTGTTAGAAATCTCTATTAGAGAAGTTAGcaacaaaaaattgaaaatgagATTGTATCTCAAATACTTATAACATTTACTTACCATCAAAATAAGAAAGTAATGTGCAATACTCGGCTACAGCTACTTGAGCAATCTgaagaaaatactattttttaattctgcagaGAAGTTTGAAAGTGgctaaatttattttctatttttctttaattcacaGGAAGCAgcaatacatttaaaaaatgttcacTCAGCTTCAGGAATCTCTTGTAAAGATACCTGCGGTATATTTGGTGCACATCTTCCCTCATTACTTCAAACATAAACTTTGAAGTAATTTAGGACAAGACGTAAGAGCACTTGCAAGAGATCagtaaaaaaaagcaagagatcagtattaaaaaaaattgggcAAGataaatagaatagaaaaatattgtCTTACTTTCACTACAAATAGTTTCAGCATAATACActctaaaaagcaaaataatcaaGCCACAAAGTCCAAGTGAATTTCTAAAGCAAACCTGACTTAAGCAAGCATTTCATATGCTTAACATTTCAGGGATTTTACCCACAGTAATAGAGAAGACAAAGCATTCCTGAGGCCGATTGTCTCAGGTCATTTTGCACCTCACTTAGAGGGCCAGAGGAGGGAAACGAAAGAATTTTACCAAAATTAGAAATCAAACCTTGTAATGCTGTCCCCCATGAAGGCAAACAGTGGCCCCTTTCTACAGAAGCATCTCCATTTATGCCTGCCAGCCATTACGAACTGTCAGTATTAGCTGCATGAAGGAACACATACccagggagatttggggaaatGTTAGCAGTGGTGTCCTGCTGTCCCACAAGGAGCTTTCAGTATTCCAGAGATACAAGGCACTTGCTGGGAAGGCCTGAGATGAAACGTGTGAGTTTAGAAGACGGCCCTCTGCCCATTCAGTGATAAAGGTGTGCCACATTTTCTCTGTGATAATTCCAAAAAGGCACTCTGATTTAAAATGTGACGTCTTCTGGCTATGAAGATTACTCCTTTGCAAAACATGATTTCACCCTCTCATTTATATGCTATACTGCGATACTCTAAGTGAGATATTTTTACAGTTGTGAAGATATGTTTTGAAAATGACAGAGACAATGCAAGTTATAGTTTTACACACTAAGTTAAAAAAGCTAATCGGAGTCTTCATCATCAAGGTATTCCTCAGCATTACTCAATGTTCGGACTGCAcctggaaagaaacaaaattttttaaaaatactaaacatACCAGGAACAGAGGTAACAAGACTGACATGACTCACAGAAGTGATAACCATGTCATCCTAGATTTCTGGAAcgaatgaaaaattattaagttTAAAATGAACTTGCTCAACCGTTTTGTGAAAAGAAatctaagtgaaaaaaataatgcttctctttttcaggagaagaagcagcaaagggagaacaggaagaaaagaaactgcAGAGCCCTATGCTCAAGGGGCCACACTCAAAAGagtaaaaattacatttcttctgTTCCCTTGCTTAGCAGCACAATGAACACcatctttttgcatttttacgACAcgattttaataaaatttttagaaTGTACTTCAGCAATTGATATTTGAATATCTGTCTGTACATGTAAAACAAATCTGAACATTGAAGTGGAGAAAAGTAAGCTTCCTCCATAAAACAATTTTAGAGATGGATTATAATATCAGCAAGAGAAGACTGCCGATACAGAACTGAATCTCTGAAAAAGAACAATGTTTCACTTCCAGACATTGGAAATCCTTAAATGTAGAcccaagagacagaaaaattaaattagtgaAAATAACCAAGAAAATATAACATGCAAGAAAAGTATACGGGTGGTGGTGTCACAGATATTATAAAAGGCCAAGCTGAGACAGAAAAACTAACAAGGATACTAATATTGAAACTGCAGTTAGACTGAGAATATCAGCTGTTACATCAAGGCAAGCAAAAAAAGATGATGCGACATTACCAGAGACTAGTGATAGATGAGGTGACTAAGGACAAAAAATCAGTcattgaaacaaaattaatttaaagggAGTAAAGAAGTAGATTAGTTATGTAGATTAGTTACTTAATATCAGGAAATAAAGCATTAGTATAATTATTGGGACATCAGAACAGAGAAAACACCTGTACCAGCTGTCTACAATCAACATGCAAAGATGAAATGTTCCTAACAGTGATCAAAtaactttaggaaaaaattatatatataattataaatatttatatatacatacgTGTATATAATTATGATATTATATATGTATGAATGaatgcatatatacatacatgcacacacacatacacagtaGGACTTCTACCCTTTCTCTGCTAAAGAGCAAGACAATATTTTTGCTACAAGTGCTCTTTTGGGCCGTCTGAAGTTGCAGTCAGCTATTTCTCCATTTAATTACCATAACCTCTAGGCTCCTACTGGTTGGCATTTGCTCTCTTCTCACTAGTCCTGTGATGATGCAATTGCTGTACTGCATATCCCACCAAAACCAACTGTAACCCTGGCTGTgttttcaagtacagtaattttacgattacaagctgcacctgattataagccgcagttCTGGGTGTGGGCAATATTCAGGtctttatccatatataaaccacactgtattattagccgcactttcgttcacagcgaggatctgtgtgcaactttcacaaagttgccaattagaACAGAATCGCGtaatcacagggtttactggctcggctccaCTCAGGGCGGccaccagggagcggccccggccccacgTGCTGCTGCCGCTtggaagcaggagagcagcatgCTTGGCTGGTGTCGCCAGGAAGCACGGGCATGgcattcccagcctgtgccactgGGAATCGGGGGTGCGGCATCCCTGGCCGCTGCCACCCCGCTTCCTGGGGCTGGGTAGCGCCGCCACCgccctgctccctgggctgtggagTGCCACCACCATGCcccctggggctgagcagcgctgctgctgtgctgccactgccctgccgcccGGGGCCAGGCAGGATCCGATTTGGGGCTGCTATGGGCTCAaacttccgggttgggaaacttctgaaatttgttcatatattggctgctcctgagtgtaagccacacttccgggttaggagcaaaattttagtcaaaatggtgcggcttataatcgtgaaattactgtaatttcttgttTCACTTAGCGTTCCCATCCTAACTTAAACCTTCTGAAAGCTACAGGCAATAGTAGTTACACAATACTGAACAACCCAGTCTTtgttcagctttttaaaatagcatCCTTAACTCTTTTGGACATAGACACTATACTATTAGGAGATTAACACAGTGGGAGGCCATGAGACCATTTTGATTAATACTTGAAAGCattctttccttatttctctGTTAGACAGTCACTCAGAAACACATAGAaataagaaagtaaaaaaaaaaaaaaattagcagtaaGAAAAGGATATGTTGGTGCTTGTTTGGCCTAATTTTGGAGGAACAGAGAAGCATATGGAGAAAGTACATTGTTTTAGTCTTGTAAAGGCATActacttttaaaatagtttccatctttgctttcattttgccTGAATAGCCTGTCTTCTATTTTCATCTCTTCCCTTGTTATTTTCACACCTTCTGACCTCTTTTGCCTCTTGCTGACACAAGGTGGCATATGAAACCATGTTCACATCATACCGATAAACTAACCCTCTCAAGCAAACACTCTCACTTCCAAACAAAATTCTTAGCCCACGTATCTCCCAAATGCATTTATGGTTATCAGTATATTGGTGTTTGGCTAAAATACTAATTCTCCAAAAGTAAAAttatcagaaaaacaaaataagaaataccTGCACTCTGTTTCTTCTTAAGCAAGGAAGCACAAGCTGCATTTGTTGCCATATCTAAAGCCAGTTTCTTCTCATTGTTTTTCAAGTCTGTTCTTGCCCCTTCATGAAGACAATTTTCATCATGAATCATGATCCCAGTTATTTCTCAACCAATGTCATTATGATATGAAACTTTTTCACTAATGTGTGTAGAACAGTAATGGATAGAGTAATCTGAGCTACTGACTGCTCTGAAGCAGACCAAAAACTATGGGTGCTCTGTAGCATAAGCTACAGTGGATCACGGAACTTCCTGGCTGCTCTTCCTTCTTATGAAGCAGATGTCATTGCTGTTCTGGGGTTTAAGTGCCTAATTTTGTCTGTAAAGCAGGAAGAAATTATCTTGAACAGGTGAGATGTCTACCTTTCAAACAACTGCCAGAATTTACTGCAAGACCTTTCCTGCAAGTCAGACAGCTGAGCTGGCTAATGACTGTACCTGAGTTATATGGAAAGACTtgagaaatacaaatttaaaaacattcagGAGTCTAGTCTGCACACAGATTATTGAAACCTTAGTGAAGATCTTTAcccttttccagcagcatctctACAATATCTGCATAACCTTTCCATGCAGCAGCATGCAAAGCTGTGTCTCCCAATTTGTTCTGTGGAGTTAGAGGGAAAAGCAACAGgattaaaaatgcagcaaaaaacCTTTCAGCTTCTGCCAAAGGTGAGTAACATCACACCTCTACTCTAAGGGTCTATTGGTTCAACCTACCTGTTGGTTTAACTCTAGGTTTGCCTGGGTAAGCAGGACATCTACTACATCTGCAGAAAATAGGGAGAGACGATAAAAGAAGAATTTAGTGGAAAGGAATTATGCTATTTTTGCATTCATCACAGTTAAGGTTCAAAGAAAGACCAATCAAATCAGCTAACGAAAATCTGTAAATCAGACTGCATCGGGCAAACAACAACTAGTCACAAAAAAAGTTTCTGCATTAAATACCCCAAATAATACCACAATTCTTTTTGATCTTTCTTCTACTCTGCCTCTAAGTTACACTAATGAGCATGCCTGCttcaacagcaacaacaaaatacaCAGCACATGATGTAGCTGAATCCCTCTCCTAGCCTGATTTTTATTAACAAGaaatagaattacagtaaattcacgaatacaagccgcacagagtataagccgcacttccggtgcgtcagcaatgttgatgtctttgtcaataaataagctgcaccccaaacattagccgcactttcgttcacgGCGAATGGTgcacaaagtcgtcatttagtaacacgATCGCGGattgccggggcttactggcttactgctgacctcggaaacattgtttccaagagaaaaaagacacggacaatagctgcggcacagttccctgcaagttttatttacaagccgaaaaagacacgcacaatagtgtggtcattttatgagcattcccaatggatccacattgcctttaaacagccgctgagCTGCGCGGGTGGGCAGCCAAGCACCGAGCGGAGCCACTCCTCCACGCCGGCACGGCCATCCCGCTCAGCCCCGTGGGCGAGCGGCCGAGCTCCAAGCTGAGCCGTATCTTCCCCACGCTCATCTGCGCGAGTCCGCCtctcctgtgagctcagcaagTGCCGCCCCACCCCCCACTCGCTcagccccccgcccccgccctccgTGCGAGCCCAGCTACCCACGCAGCTGCACAAGGATGGCCAACCGCGCAgccgcagaaaactgaaaacacttaaaaaatacagaaaaatatcacacacttttattaaacttttaaacagtttcatttttcattcatcagcggcttcatcttccatgaaaccgTCGAAGTCTTCGTCCTCCATATCGGAAACCAGCAGTTGGGCAATGGTGGGATCCAGCGAACGTGAGGCGGTTTCGCCCGTACCTTCACCGTCAGAGTTATCACTTTCGGTACTCTCCATGGCtttgctggtcagtccaggaatgatgtcacCTTTGGCGAACCCTCAACTGATAGTTCTGgtagttacagtaaattcatgaatacaagccgcactgagtataagccgcatctctggatgttggcaaatatttcgttttttgtccataaataagccgcacccgagtacaagccgctctgtcattcgcagcgaggacccgcgtgcaacaaagttgccaaatagtaacagaacagcgGCAGGGCGaagtttactggctcggctcgggctgtgcaggctcggcccgctaggggctgctgacggggccaggtagcccagcccggcgctgctgctcagcgcgaccactgggggccagccaccgctgccactgggcttggtcaccacggcccggcgctgccctgtggtggcaggcagggatggagcccccccaactcccgcggtggcggcggcgggcggagacggagccccccgccgcctccccgagccgcagcagtggcggcccgggtcgcctgctgcctcccagagccgtggcaatggcggcgcgggtcccccgccacctcccagagccgtggcaatggcggcccgggtcccccgccgccttcccgagccgcggcaggggcggcccgggtcccccccctcctccctgagccgcagcaatggcggcgcagggccccccccatctcttccccgggctgtggcagaggagggaaggaaagacctctccctcctctctccccgccccctgcgctgcctgcaggcagccaggctccacccgcggtgcaacagagtagtgatttgtaacaatcgcaaaatgccgactttgcagctgcttgaGTCGGCACTCcggcaggcacttctgaggttgtaaatgtcagaaaattattcacatattagccgctgCTGTTTActagccgcatttccggtttaggagcaaaatcttagtcaaattggtgcggcttgtattcgtgaaattactgtactttacccaggcatccagtatccactggcagaCTGTAGCGTAATTTGCTCTGC is part of the Catharus ustulatus isolate bCatUst1 chromosome Z, bCatUst1.pri.v2, whole genome shotgun sequence genome and harbors:
- the OSTF1 gene encoding osteoclast-stimulating factor 1 isoform X2, whose product is MSDTNWWKGTCKGRTGLIPSNYVAEQAESIDNPLHEAAKRGNLSWLRECLDNRVGVNGLDKAGNTALYWACHGGHKDVVDVLLTQANLELNQQNKLGDTALHAAAWKGYADIVEMLLEKGARTDLKNNEKKLALDMATNAACASLLKKKQSAGAVRTLSNAEEYLDDEDSD